In the Gymnogyps californianus isolate 813 chromosome 3, ASM1813914v2, whole genome shotgun sequence genome, one interval contains:
- the DEGS1 gene encoding sphingolipid delta(4)-desaturase DES1 isoform X1, translating to MGNTVAREDFEWVYTDQPHADRRKEILAKHPEIKALMKPDYNLIWVVVLMVLAQLTAFYLVKDLDWKWVTFWAYVFGSCISHSMTLAIHEISHNSAFGNSKAMWNRWFGIFANLPLGLPYSVSFKRYHMDHHRYLGGDGIDVDIPTNFEGWFFCTPFRKFIWIVLQPFFYAIRPLCINPKPITRLEIINLLAQLSFDVLIYYLWGVRSTFYMLAGSLLGLGLHPISGHFIAEHYMFLKGHETYSYYGPLNLLTFNVGYHNEHHDFPNIPGKSLPLVKKIAAEYYDNLPQYNSWIKVLYDFVMDDTISPYSRMKRQLKGEVKQD from the exons ATGGGTAACACAGTCGCCAGAGAGGATTTCGAGTGGGTCTACACGGACCAGCCTCATGCCGACCGCCGCAAGGAGATcctgg CTAAACATCCAGAGATAAAAGCATTGATGAAGCCAGACTACAACTTGATCTGGGTGGTTGTGCTGATGGTTCTTGCGCAGTTGACTGCATTTTATCTAGTTAAAGACTTGGACTGGAAATGGGTAACCTTCTGGGCATATGTTTTTGGGAGCTGTATCAGCCACTCCATGACTCTGGCTATTCATGAGATTTCTCACAACAGTGCCTTTGGCAACAGCAAAGCAATGTGGAATCGATGGTTTGGAATATTTGCCAACCTCCCTCTTGGCCTCCCATATTCCGTATCCTTCAAGAGATACCACATGGATCATCATCGTTACTTAGGAGGTGACGGAATTGACGTGGACATTCCTACCAACTTTGAAGGCTGGTTTTTCTGCACCCCTTTTAGGAAGTTCATATGGATTgttcttcagccttttttctATGCGATTAGACCTCTCTGCATCAATCCCAAACCCATTACTCGACTTGAAATAATCAATTTGTTGGCTCAGCTTTCCTTTGATGTTCTGATATATTATTTATGGGGAGTCAGATCCACTTTTTACATGCTTGCTGGTTCATTACTTGGACTTGGGTTGCACCCAATTTCAGGACACTTCATAGCTGAacattacatgtttttaaaaggacatgAGACTTATTCCTACTATGGGCCACTTAATTTGCTCACTTTTAATGTTGGCTATCACAATGAACATCATGACTTCCCCAATATTCCTGGCAAGAGCCTTCCACTG GTGAAGAAAATAGCAGCTGAATACTATGACAACCTGCCACAATATAACTCTTGGATAAAAGTACTGTATGACTTCGTGATGGATGACACAATCAGCCCATATTCACGCATGAAAAGGCAATTAAAGGGTGAAGTGAAGCAAGATTAA
- the DEGS1 gene encoding sphingolipid delta(4)-desaturase DES1 isoform X2, protein MGNTVAREDFEWVYTDQPHADRRKEILAKHPEIKALMKPDYNLIWVVVLMVLAQLTAFYLVKDLDWKWVTFWAYVFGSCISHSMTLAIHEISHNSAFGNSKAMWNRWFGIFANLPLGLPYSVSFKRYHMDHHRYLGGDGIDVDIPTNFEGWFFCTPFRKFIWIVLQPFFYAIRPLCINPKPITRLEIINLLAQLSFDVLIYYLWGVRSTFYMLAGSLLGLGLHPISGHFIAEHYMFLKGHETYSYYGPLNLLTFNVGYHNEHHDFPNIPGKSLPLS, encoded by the exons ATGGGTAACACAGTCGCCAGAGAGGATTTCGAGTGGGTCTACACGGACCAGCCTCATGCCGACCGCCGCAAGGAGATcctgg CTAAACATCCAGAGATAAAAGCATTGATGAAGCCAGACTACAACTTGATCTGGGTGGTTGTGCTGATGGTTCTTGCGCAGTTGACTGCATTTTATCTAGTTAAAGACTTGGACTGGAAATGGGTAACCTTCTGGGCATATGTTTTTGGGAGCTGTATCAGCCACTCCATGACTCTGGCTATTCATGAGATTTCTCACAACAGTGCCTTTGGCAACAGCAAAGCAATGTGGAATCGATGGTTTGGAATATTTGCCAACCTCCCTCTTGGCCTCCCATATTCCGTATCCTTCAAGAGATACCACATGGATCATCATCGTTACTTAGGAGGTGACGGAATTGACGTGGACATTCCTACCAACTTTGAAGGCTGGTTTTTCTGCACCCCTTTTAGGAAGTTCATATGGATTgttcttcagccttttttctATGCGATTAGACCTCTCTGCATCAATCCCAAACCCATTACTCGACTTGAAATAATCAATTTGTTGGCTCAGCTTTCCTTTGATGTTCTGATATATTATTTATGGGGAGTCAGATCCACTTTTTACATGCTTGCTGGTTCATTACTTGGACTTGGGTTGCACCCAATTTCAGGACACTTCATAGCTGAacattacatgtttttaaaaggacatgAGACTTATTCCTACTATGGGCCACTTAATTTGCTCACTTTTAATGTTGGCTATCACAATGAACATCATGACTTCCCCAATATTCCTGGCAAGAGCCTTCCACTG